In Methanotorris formicicus Mc-S-70, the sequence GCACACTTTGTATATTTGAGTAAAGATGCTGTAAATGAGTTTATAAAAGAGAATCCCGACCTTATTAAAGACACAGAAATTCCAAAAGATTTATTATCTATTATTACATCATTTATGACAGGAATATATATCAACAAAGATAATCAAAATCAAATAGCAATAAAAACTCCACTGTGGATACTTGGAAAAATATACCAAAATGAAAACATTATTGCGGATAATGGATACATCCTTATAAATACAAAATCAATAACTAAGCCAAATCCAAAGTTTAGGGATTACTTACCAAATTATAACGACATTGTATTTTATGATAAAGATATGGCGATGAGTATAAAAATAGATACAAATACCCACATAGGTCTTGTCACGGAAAGAAATGAAAACTTAAAAAAGATTCTCAAAGGCCTTAAGAGCATTGGAAAAATAAAGGTTATTAACACCTCTGTTACTGAAAAGGATGGGTATATTATTGCAGATATTACCTGCGAGCCGATACCATTAAACATCAACTATATAAGAGAAAACATGAACTTAAACCTAAAACCACCAATAACTGTTGAAGTTTCAGGTTGGGAGAAGGTTAGTGAAAATGAATACAAAAAAGATCCACACTTTATAAAAGTATATATATTCCCAGTTAACGAAGAGACTATGAAGGAACTAATAAATGAGCAAATATCTGATGAAATGAGTAACCTTAAAAAAGTTAAAGACCTAAAATATAAAGATTGGAACATTGAAGAATACATGAAGGATAATATTGGGATATACATTGGATACAAAGAGGTTGAATATGGAACAGTATGTATTATAACAGATAGTTTGGGGAATTTAGATGATGTTGAGATACACCTAACATAATGAGGTTGAAAGTATGGATATCACTCAGTTTATTCCGGATCTGGGCAGTGGATTTATAATAGGATTTGTTGTTGGATGGGCTGCAAAAAAGGCTATTAAAGTGCTCATAGCACTTATTGGATTATATTTATTAAGTTTACTATATTTGGCAAATCTTGGAGTTATTAGTATTAATGAAAATGCACTTTTAGCATTGATTGGAAGTGTAGAGAGTTCAGTTATTACCTATGGGAGCCAGTTAACTGGATTAGTCCACTCAATCTCCTTAGGTAGTGGATTTGCCATTGGATTTACTGTGGGATTTAAGAAAGGGTAAATCATTTTTAGTTTAAATTTTATTTTAATTCAGTTTAAAGGGGATACTATGAGAGTTAGATTGAGGGATTTTGTTGAAACTAAGGAGGGGTTATTTTTTGCAGTTAATACTTATTATCATCCAGAGGATAGGATTTTGTGTTTTTTGAGATATGTAAATTTGGATCTAATTGAGGATGATTTAAATTTAAACAGCAACGATATCAGGATTTTGAATGGAAAAAAATACATAAAGATGGCAGAAACAGAGAAGGCATATAAATTCTTAGAAACTTACTTCCCAGAGTATTTATTTTATGATGAGGTTAATGATGTCATTGTGCATTCTGTTCCAAATGAAAGAATTAAAAGAATTTTAAAACCTAATGAAAGGTTGAAAGAACTACTAAATTCAGATAATCCTAATGAATTGGAAGAAAGATGTATAAAGTTGGCTGATATTTTGCATGATTATGGTATTTTATACAAACACATGGGTGTTTCCGGTTCTATGGTTTTGAAGTTGAGCAATTCAAACTCAGATATCGACTTTGTAATTTATGGGATGAAAAACCATAAAAAAGCAAGAGAAGCATTGAAAAATGCCTTTGAGGATAAAAAACTCTCTCCACTATCTAATGAATTCTGGAAAAAGGCATATGAAAAGAGAATAAAGGATGGTACACTAACCTTTGAAGAATTTGTTTGGCATGAGAAGAGAAAGTTTAATAGAGGGGTTGTTGATGGAGTTATGTTTGATTTACTTGCAACGAGGGAATGGGATGAGATAACTGAAAGATATGGAGGGAAGAGATACAAAAGTTTAGGATTTGTTGAGATTGAAGGGGTTATTTTAGATGCAACCTATGCATTTGATAACCCTGCGGTTTATAGAATTGAGTGCAATGATGGGGTCAAAGAGGTTGTCTCATTTACCCACACCTATGCAGGACAGTGTTTTGAAGGAGAGGAAGTTGTTGTAAGGGGTAAATTGGAAGAAGTTGTTGGTAATGGAGAGAGTTATAAAAGGGTTGTTGTTGGGACCTCAAGGGAGGCATTTAATGAATACATAAAACTAAAAAAATAATTTGGTGAGAGTATGGATGAAGAATTAAAAAAAGTTATAGAGTTTCATGGACATTTTTGCCCGGGATTGGCGATAGGTTATAGAGTTGCGAAGTATGTAAAAAACCACTTCAAAAAATCGAAGGATGAGGAGTTGGTAGCAATTGTTGAGAACAACGCATGTGGAGTTGATGCCATACAATACATGCTGAGTTGCACATTTGGAAAGGGGAATTTGATATTCAAGGATAATGGAAAACATGTCTATACATTTTATTCAAGAGAAAGTAATAGAGCAATAAGGATTTATGTTAAAAAGGACTTTTTTGAGGGATTTGATGAAATATTGAGGAAATTTAATAGGGGAGAATTATCTGAAGAAGAGATGCAGATGTTTAACAAAAA encodes:
- a CDS encoding FmdE family protein; the protein is MDEELKKVIEFHGHFCPGLAIGYRVAKYVKNHFKKSKDEELVAIVENNACGVDAIQYMLSCTFGKGNLIFKDNGKHVYTFYSRESNRAIRIYVKKDFFEGFDEILRKFNRGELSEEEMQMFNKKRKEISEEILSMDEKELFDIKEVDIEPPRKARLFPSIKCQECGEYFMEIKGRVINGKIVCKECFEKLIK
- a CDS encoding FUN14 domain-containing protein, whose translation is MDITQFIPDLGSGFIIGFVVGWAAKKAIKVLIALIGLYLLSLLYLANLGVISINENALLALIGSVESSVITYGSQLTGLVHSISLGSGFAIGFTVGFKKG
- a CDS encoding nucleotidyltransferase domain-containing protein; translation: MRVRLRDFVETKEGLFFAVNTYYHPEDRILCFLRYVNLDLIEDDLNLNSNDIRILNGKKYIKMAETEKAYKFLETYFPEYLFYDEVNDVIVHSVPNERIKRILKPNERLKELLNSDNPNELEERCIKLADILHDYGILYKHMGVSGSMVLKLSNSNSDIDFVIYGMKNHKKAREALKNAFEDKKLSPLSNEFWKKAYEKRIKDGTLTFEEFVWHEKRKFNRGVVDGVMFDLLATREWDEITERYGGKRYKSLGFVEIEGVILDATYAFDNPAVYRIECNDGVKEVVSFTHTYAGQCFEGEEVVVRGKLEEVVGNGESYKRVVVGTSREAFNEYIKLKK